The following is a genomic window from Methanoculleus thermophilus.
GAAGACCGCGGACCAGGCGATGAGGAAGGCGTCGGGCGTGAAGATGCTCACCAGATCCACAAACGTGATCCCCACGATCAGCGTAAATAGCCCGTAGATAAAGGTGAGCAGCGTCTGTTGCCTGATGATCCGGTAGGCATTGAATATGACTGCGATAAGAAGTGCTCCTAAAAGAAGCGTCACAGTCGAAAGCATCTGCTGCATTGTCTCGATTTGCATTCTCTTCCACCTATATTTGCTCTTTGACCTTCCTCACCGAGATGATCGTCTGGATATCCTTAACCCCCGGGAGGCCAGAGAGGGGGATTAGCACACTCCGCTTCAGTTCGGCGATGTTCTGGACCCTGACCTTGACAAAGAAGTCTCCAGGTTCTAGAATCTCATAGATCTCAAGGATGCTGGGGAGATTCCGCAGAAATTCCTCGACCTCCGATTTATCATCGGGCTGAGCCCTGATGTTCAGAAAGGCGATAAGCGTATGCTCAAAACACTTCTGGTTGATGACAATCGTAAATCGTTCGAGGATACCGGCACTTTTCAGTTTCTCGATTCTCTTAAAGACCGTCGACGGTGCGATGCCCAGCATCGAGCCGAGCTCTGCCATAGACATTCGCCCGTCTCTCTGCAGTTCTCGAAGAATCGCATCGTCAATCTCATCCATTCTAACAGTAATTACAGATTCTTATATATTAAACCTCTGTATTTGGATTAGATAATCATGTGGATATTTCATACTTTTATGGTGTTATTCCAAAGATATTGGATATTTACAGGAATATTGAACTCCAATAAAAAAATATGATATGTTCAGGCGAGATTGGAAATAAATATCAAAATATTGCCGGGATCAGGAAATGTCTTTTCGATATCTATGGATGATTGCTCCTCCCGGATTGACGATTCTCGCGGGCCCAAAATCTCCTGCTGCTTCCCGAATGGCCGTATCGATGAACTTTCGGGCCGCCGCAAATGCGCGGCGCGCAGACTCTCCCCGGGCGAGGTGAGCGGCAAGCGCCGCAGAGAAGCAGCATCCCGACCCATGCACCGAGTAAGGGTACCGCTCCCCGGAGAGTTGCATCACTCCATCCGCGTCAAGAAAGAGATCGACGACCGCGCTACCGGAAAGATGCCCTCCCTTCATAATTACGGCCTGAGCGCCGAGGTCGAGGATGCGCTCGCCGGCTCTGGCCATATCCTCAACGCTTTCGATCCTCATCCCGGCGAGCACCTCTGCTTCCGGCAGATTCGGCGTGACGACCGCGGCTTTGGGGATGAGCAGTTCGGTGAGATCCTTGATTGCATCCTCTGCAAGCAGCCGGTGGCCTGACGTCGAGATCATCACGGGATCGATGACGAGGGTCGCCTCCTCCGGCAGGGTCTCAGCGACGGCCCGGATGACGGATGCGTTTCCGAGCATTCCCGTCTTCCATGCTCCGATTGCAAAATCGTCCGCGACCGCCGCGATCTGGGCCCGGACTGCCTCAGGAGGAAGCATCCAGGCTCCCCGCACTTCACGAGTGTTCTGAGCCGTGACTGCCGTAATTACCGTCAGCCCCCACACCCCGAGGGCCGTGAACGTCTTTAGGTCCGCCTGGATGCCCGCTCCCCCTCCAGAATCCGAACCCGCTATAGAGCAGGCGGCGATCATCCTTGCATGTGCCATTTCCTCAATTGTCGGCGCAGATCCGCATGAACATTTGCCTCTTCCCCGCCACTCCCTTTATCTCGTCGTGCGCCGACCACTCATATAATGGATGTAGAAGAGTTCAGCCGCCGGCACCTCGCTGCCGGCACCCCTGACGACGATATCGTGCGCTTTCTTGCAGAAGATATCCTCACAATCAAGCGTAACCGCGTAACCCCTGCCTACGCCGAGGCGTTCGCCCGTGCGGTCTTAACTGAAGCGAAGAATTCAACCGGTCTTTCCGGCGACCTCTTCACCTACGAGCCCTCAGGCTCGACGATGGGTGAATTCGGCGTCGGATCACGGGGGTCCGGCGACTTCTTCGCCCATCGGCAACTCGCCCGGATCATCGGCCGGACGAAAGCGGCGGTCGGCGTCGATGAGATGGACGATGCCGGCGCTGTCCGTGCGGACGGCGATTATATCGTCATCACCGTCGATGGAATGCACTCTCGTCTCTCCGACTTTCCATTCCTCGCCGGGTTCCATGCCACCCGGGCGACGCTCCGGGATGTCTACGTCATGGGTGCGAAACCCGTCGCCCTCCTCTCCGACATCCACGTCGCCGATGACGGCGATGTCGCAAAGATCTTTGATTATACCGCTGGAGTCTCCGCCGTCGGCGAGGCGATGGGCGTTCCGCTCGTGACCGGCTCGACCCTGCGCATCGGCGGGGACATGGTGCTCGGCTCCCGGATGACCGGGTGCGTCGGCGCCGTCGGGGTCGCCCGGCACCTCACGGCAAGAAAGCAGATCACTCCTGGCGACGTCCTCCTCATGACCGAGGGGGCCGGGGGCGGGACGATTGCCACCGCTGCGATCTACTCCGGGTTCCCGGAGGTCGTCGAGGAGACGATCAACCTCCACTTCCTCAAGGCCTGCGAGGCGCTCCTTGCAAGCGACGTCCTCTCCGGCATCCACGCCATGACCGATGTCACGAACGGCGGGCTGCGGGGCGACGCCTACGAGATGGCGGAGACCGCAGGCTGCCGGATCGTCATCGTCGAGGACGAACTCCGGACTCTTGTGCAGCCCAAAGTCCTCTCGATGCTCGATGCCCTCGAGATCGACTACCTCGGCGTCTCGCTCGACGCTCTCCTGGTTGTCGCGCCGCCGGAACTCGCGCCCGAGATCCAGCGTGTCGTCGCGTCCGCAGGCGTCGTGATGAAAGAGGTCGGTTACGTCGAGGAAGGAGCTCCCGAGTCGGTGCTCTCCGTCAACGGCGAGATCCGTGACTTCTCGCCCCGGTTCCGGGAGTCGGCCTACACGCCGGTCAAGAAGGTCGTGGACGAGGACAAAAGGGATTTCGATGAGATGAAGGTAGGGGTTGAGCGGGCGGCGGAAGCGGCGCTCCAGAAGAAGCTCCGGATCCTCTCCCGGCTTCGCTCCTCTTAATCTTCCGGTTTTTTGCCCGCTGCGCAGACGTTATACGCCAGGTACGGCAGTTTCTCCTCGATGATGGGCTCCACTTTCCGGGCGAGGTTAAAGACCGGATCAGCGAGGTTTAAGTGCGCAAACGAGCATCGGCTGACCGAGAGGTCCTCGAATCCTGCCTCCCGGAAGAGTGACTCAATCTCGGCGTTGGTGTAGTAGTGCTCGTTAAAGTCCCCGACTCCAACCTTCTTTAAGCCGACCATCTCTCCTATGTGATAGATGACCGGGACGATGCTCGTAAAGACAGTCCGCGAGAGTGTGCAGACCGCGATCCGGCCGCCGGGTTTCAGGACCCGGTAGGCCTCGCGGAGCATTCCCTCCGGGTTTGGGATGTAACTGAAGGCGAGCAGGCTTGCGAGAGCATCGAAGGTGGAGTCCCGGAACGGAAGGATATCGGCCGTTCCAACGCAAAACTCGCACTCGGGGCAGCGCTGCCGCCCATGTTGAACCATTCTAGGGCTGATATCGAGTCCTACAGCTCGACCCCCTTCAGCGACGTAGCGCTGGACAAAAAGCCCTGTCCCACACCCGAGGTCGAGAAGGTACCCACCCTTCGGGAGTTCTCTCATCACGTGATCCGAGATGTGGCCGTGGTAATACTTCCCGCGGTGGCCGTCGTAGCGGTCGTCGTAGATATCCGCAACCTCATCATAGTGCTGCTGTACTTTCTTCACTGAACACCTCCCGGGCAATTCGGGCAAGTAGTGCATTGAGCTGCACAAAGTCGTCCGCATTATGGCAGAGACGGTGGTCCGCATCGGCGAGTGCGATGGCAAGCGCCGGATGATTGTATTCCCGCCTGACCACCTGCCGGAGCTCGCCGACGACCTCCCGCGCCGAGAGCCCATACTCGATCATCAGCGACTCAACGATCCTCTTTGCCGCTGCAAAATTGCCGGCCCGGATAGCATCGAACGCGGATGTTGCGACGTTTCCGGTCTCCGAGCGCGAGAGATCCGCGAGGTCGAAGTCCTTCTTTGATTGTGCGGCGATCTGAGCGTACATAATCGCCCGCCGCAGGTCGCCCTGCGCCGCGTGTACGATCAGGTCGAGGTCATCGGCCGGGATTGTGGCCCCCTCTAGAGCGAGGATCTCGTTGAGACGGGCACGGATGACCTCACTCTCAAGCGGGGCAAAGAAGATCGGCAGGCAGCGCGACGCGATAGCCGGGATGATCGCCGACGGCCGGGTGGTGACAAGGATGAACCGGCAGGTGGCGCTATAGCGCTCCATCGTCCGGCGCAGAGCCTGTTGCGCCTCAAACGTCAGGCTCTCAGCATCCTCAAAGACCATCAGTTTGAAGTCGGCATCGAGCGGTCGCATCGAGGCGTACCACTTCACGATCTGCTTGAAATTAACGATCAGGCTCAGATCTTTGCGGTAGATCTGGGCGAATCGTTCATCTGTTTCAAGAGCGCTCTTCCCCTTCCCAAGGAGGTCGGCGGCGCTGAGGATGGTCGTATTTGCCTCCCAGGTCTCGCCGTAGAGCCGTTTTGCGAGGCTTTCCACAGCGATAGACTTGCCGGTGCCGTGCGGGCCGGAGATGAGCATATGCGGCACGCTCCGCGTATCCGCAAACGTCATCAGGTGGCGGACGACTCTCTCCTGCCCGACGATCTCCTCGCATCCCTTGGGTCGGTGGATCTCACTCCAGAGCATGGGCCAGTCTCTCTCTCATCTCATCTATTGCTGCCCTAAGAAGATAGGCATTATCAAGCGAGGCGATCAGGCGTTCTCCCTCCCCCGGCTCAAGGGAGGTACATGCCGTGGTGATCGCAGGGAGAGCACGTGTCACCTCATCGACGATCGTGAGGTTTGCCGTCCGCGCTGTCCGGGAGAGCGGGTTTAAGTCGATGGTAATGACGGTCTTGCCCATCTTTCGGAGCGCTTCGCAGCGATCCCCGTCCTCGAGGGGGACCAGGATGACATCAGCGTCTCCAATCCCCTCCGGGAGACAGAGCGCACGGTCGTGGGAGAGCGGGATGAGCCGCTCCGGCGTACCTGAAAGAACCCGGACGCCGTGCTCTTCAAGCAAGTTGGTGATCAGCCGGATCCGCTCGTCAGTCCGGTGGAAGAGGTTCACCTCGACATCGGCATTGCTTGCCCTCTGCAGTTCAGCGATCTCTCTTGCCGCAAGCGCCGCCGTGTTCCCGTTCACCGATATCACCGCATGCCGGGCGGATAGAAGCATCGCGGCGGCCGTCCGGGCGGCAAGAAGTGCGCTCTCCGTTGTCTTTTCGCCGATCAGGTAATCGAACGCCTCCCCGCGCCCGTGGGAGGCAAGCCCCTCGAGGGCGACGATGCCCTCGCGGGCGCACTCGGCAAGCCGTTCACGGACGACAAGAGAGCGGTAGCGTGGATGGTCTTTTGGGATCATGGTCTCATCTCGATCAGGTATGCGCCGCGGCGTGCGACGCAAAGCCGGTAGACCTCCCCGAACCGGGAGAGGACCGCCTCCGCACCGTTGCCGCAGGCGAAGACGCCGTTTCCCAGCATCGTCATGCTCGCCGGGACACCTGCAGTATCGCAGGCCTGGAGCACCTCTCGTACCTCTGCCGCAATAAGCCCGCTGCTTTCGGCAAATCTGCGCGAGAGACGGCAGAAGTCGGCAAGATCCCGGGGGCAGCGGTCCGGGTACGCGGCGGCTATCCGGGCCATCGCCTCGGGCGACGAGAGGACCGAGGCGGTCGGGAGTGGACCGAGGCTTATGGCGTAGAGTGGTTCCTCCGGGTAGATGCGGGTGATCTCTGCATGGATGCCTGCACCTTTTCTGCAGACAACCCCGCCTGCCTGGATCGCGGCGACGTCCCCTAGACCGGTCCGGTGCAGGACCTCGGCTTCGTGGGCATAAGCAGCCACCTCCTCTGCGGTAAGAGTGAGGGCGAAGAGTTCGTTTGCGGCCGTGAGTGTCGCAAGAAGCGCAGCCGCCGAGAGTCCGAACCCGGCCCCGATAGGTAGCCGGCACTCCGTGGTGACGCGGGCGGCAACACCCAGCCGATCGAGGGCATACTCGATCGGCGGCGACCCGGCGAACGCGTGGCCCTGGTGGATCACCCGGACGCTCGTCTCGCGGGCCGGCTCAACCGTCGAACGCACCCCTTCATTGATGACCACGCCGGCCCCGATGCTCCCGGTCGATGCAGGGTCGCTCCCCTCGACGCGTCGGAAGTAGCCGGATATGTGCCCGGGGGAGAAGGCTACAGCAGTCTGGACCATATCGCCGCAGCGACCTCCTCCTTGGTCCCGGAGATCTCGGTAGTCTCCCCGGTGGTCATGATCCGAAACGATCCCGCCGCCGCGCCCATCGTCGGGGGTGTGTTCACGACGACAACGCTTGCGCCTGCTTCAAGCATCGCCCTTGCCCGCTCCTCCTCGTTCCAGCCCAGTTTGAATGCCACCGTCATCGGCCGGTAGGTCTTCATAACCTCGCTGATGATCTTTGGGAGAGGATTGAGCCGTATGCTCAGCGGCTCTCCGCTTGGGATCTTTCCCTCCCGGCGCTCGGGGGCAAAGTCCGATATCGCCGCGGCGCTGATGTAGATATCGACCCCCTCGTCCCGGCAGACCGAGAGGACGGCATCCCGCATCTCGGCCGCAGTCGTGGCGCGGATATTTCTCACGCACGGGAATGAGCCGCTGTGCACCACCGTCACGTCGGCCCCGAGCCGGAAGGCCGCGAGGGCGAGGGCTCGCCCCATCTGGCCCGTCGACCGGGTGGTGAGGACCCGGACGTCGTCGAGGGGCTCCGCACACGCCCCGCTCGTGATGAGAACCTTCTTTCCGGCGAGCGGATGGCCCATCACTGCCCGTTCGGCGTGAAGGACGATCGTCTCGTTATCGGCGATCTTCGCCTTCCCCTCCTCGATCCTCGGGTCGACGACGACGATGCCCCAGGACTGGAGTCGTCGGAGGTTCTCCCTGACCCCCGGATGGTTGTACATACTCTCGTGCATCGCCGGGACGACCACCACCGGCATCCCTCGGCCAAGCGCCGTCGTCGCGAAGGTGGTCACCGGAGTATCGTCGATCCCGCAGGCGATCTTGCTGATGGTATTTGCCGTGCAGGGGGCGATGAGGAGGAGGTCTGCCGCCCCGCCCTCCCCGCAGTAGAGGACATGCTCCACAAGGCCGGTGATCCGGGTGATCGTTTGCCGGCCGGTTGCGTAGGTCAGGGCGTCGGGGTGGATGATCCCCGCCGCTGCATCCGTCATGACCGCCTGCACCGTCGCACCCCGGCGGCGCAGCGCGTGGGCGAGTTTCACCGTCTCGACGGCTGCAATGCTCCCCGTTACGGCAAGCACCACCGTCTTTCCTGAGAGTGTCATCACGATATCGTCACATCCTGCACCATATGCCATGCGTGCGGGCCGTATTTCTTCACCCGGCGGGAGGTTACTGCCGCCTCAAGGCCGGCCTTGGCGACCTCTTTCTGGATCGTTTCGGTCGCGTTCCCGATGCTGTGGACGTGGAGCACGCTCCCGCTCCGGACGTGAGCGAGGGCATCGGCAAGCATCGAGGGTGCATCGAAGTGACCCATCAGGATCCGATCATAGATGCCGGAGAGATGCTCCCTGCAGTCCCCAAGAACTCCCGTGACCCGGTCCGCGAGATTGTTTGCCATAATGTTTCGTTGAAGGTATTCAAAGGCTATTGGGTTGATCTCCATTGCATGGACCTGTGCACCGCTCATGGCCGCGGGTATCGAGAAGTAACCGATTCCTGCAAACATATCGGCGATGCGTTCGCCGGGCCGGACAAGGGAGGCGATTCTTGCCTTTTCTATACGGTTTCCCTGAGCAAACATCACCCGTGTCGGGTCAAGGATGAACGTGTAGCCCTGCTCGCGGTGGCGCACCTCGCCGGCGGTCCCGTAGAGCACCTCCACGTCCGGGATGCGCATCACACCCGTATACCCTTTCACCCGGATGACGCCTCGGGGGCGGCAATGCTCCACGATCGCGGCAAGTTCGTCCTTTGTCGGTGCGTCGCCGTGGAGGATCGCGATATCCCCGACGAGGTGATATCCCCGGCCCCGGTATCGCGTACGCTCGGGGAGATTCTCGTCGGCAGGATAGCCTTCCCGGACCGGGACCCAGGCGGTCCCGTCCCGGACGTAAGGCCGGCGGGTCGGGTCGACCCACTCCTCCCCCGCAAGATCGGCGAGGGTGTTCGCCGGCACTTTGCGCGCACGCATGGGAATCACCCGACGATGACCAGGCGATCCTCCACCTCATCGCGGAGCACCCGGATTGGCTGCCCCTCCACCGGGAACGTCCAGGGCACCGCATTCACCTCTTTGGTCTGGTAGGTCTTTGGGTCCATCAGTCCTACGGCGCCCGGTTGCGTGAAGACCACGAGCGCGGACTCGGCCTCGCGAACGTTTCCGATGAGGCGCTCCACCTCATCCTCAGTGAGGGTCCGGGCCGTGCCGTTCTGCAGGTCAAAGACCCGGAGACGTTGCCCGTCAATCTCACGCACCTCAAAGTAGCCGCCCCGGGCGACCACCACGTCGCCTTTCTGGTAGAACGGCAGCCGAATCGAGTAGGTGATCCGGTAGAGTGCCCTTCCCTCCTTCTCACCGACCAGTTTCGGATGGGTTGTAAACCGTCCGCCGAGCGCTCCGGTTATCATCCTTGAGATCTCAAGGCCGAGGTGTTGTGTCCCGACGGTGATATCGACGCCGTCTTTTGTGTCCTGGAGATCCGATATGAACGAGAAACGGTCGCCCGACTGCTGGAGCGACTCTTCGACCTGCTCCGCAATCCTTGCGGCAACTTCGCGCTCGTAGGCGTTGATCTTTCTGTTCGTAGCCCGTACCTGGACGATCCCCTCGTAGTAGCCCCCGGAGATGCGGCTGCACCGGTCGCAGGACTCCTTCTGCCAGATGATCTCGGTCTCGCAGGTCTCCTTCACCGGGACCCCATACATCGTCGCTTCCACCTCGACGGTGCAGGTCGTCCTGTTCGGCCCGGTCTCCTGCGACCGGACGGTGACCCGGATATCCTTTGCATCCTCGTGGATGCTCGTCGCCGATACCGCCAGTTCGGCGATCAAGTCCTCACGCGGCATCTGCAGGTCCGACCAGGTCTTGCCGCGCTTCTGCGAGTCGCAGACCGGACAGTAGACCGCCGTCACCCGGGGCTGGCAGGTGAGTAGTCGGACATCCGCGGCCCGGCACTGCGGACAGAGCCCTTCTTCGGTCGGCTGCCCGCATCGGGGGCAGATGCTCGTCTGGATGGTCATGGGATTATATCCTGAATATCTGAGCATGGGGGACGTCGCCGATCATGATGCAGTCCTCCTCATTGACGAGCCCCATGGCTTCTGCGAGGGCTACGACACGCTTCCCTATTATATTAACGTTATCGGCACCGGCAAGAGCTCTCCTGACATCTTCCTCAGCAACACGCTCCGTGCCGTAAAATTCTCTGGTGATGCAGACTTCCACGTCGCCGTGCATCAGGGTGACGTCGAGCAGCTCGGAATCGCAGGCAGCCACCACTTCACCGGCGCCCGGTATACGGTGCACTTTCAAGTACATTGCAGATATCTTGATCGGGAATCATCAAAAAGGTGCGCTGTTGCCTCAAGGAAGGGCAATATCAACGCCGTAGGTGCGGGATGGCGTCTCGACATGGATGCGCCAGGCATCCTCTTCGGTGATGAGTCCTTCCTCGAGGTACCTGCGTGTGAACCGCGGAACGGACTTCGGCCCGATGACCGCTCCGGGCCGGCTGTTCTCGTCCATGTAGTCGCTCTCCATGGTGAACCGCCGCCCCTCGCGGGCAAGCGCGGGAATATCCTCGTGCCGCGCGATGAAGGAGGGCATGAGCGGGGTCTCCGGCGTCGCAAAGTGTTTGACGACCCTCTCGATCGGGATACCCGCTTCGGCGGCCATCTCGACGACATCGATGCAGGGTCCGCTCTCGGCGTGGAGCTGGACGGCGCAGCCGTGTTCGGCGCCAAGTTCGAGTGCGTGGAAGAGGACCGCGTTTGAGGCGCTAAGCACCTCCGGCGGGACCTCGTAGTGGGGCCGACCGCTCTTGAGAGCAACAGCCCGTCCCTCCTCGACGTAGCGGGCCGCAAGGTCGAGACCGGCCATCATGACCGCGGCGGCCTCGTCCAGAGTCATCCGCGCCGCAAGGCGGTTCATCTCCGCAGGGTGGACCCCGAGGACCGGGTAGACGACGAGTCCGGTCTCGCGGACCATCTCGGCTACCCGGAGCGTCGCCTCGAAGACCTCCCGGTAGTCCTCGCCAGACGAGGGTTCGATCCCGAACGACCAGGAGGGCTTTGAGACCAGGAAGATGTGCGTCCCCCCGCTGCGGCGGAAGTCCTTCGCGGCCTCGATCCCCCGGCCGTTCACCGGGTCGATGTGGATATGGTCGTCAGTGATCGGTATCGCTGGTGGTTTCATGGATCTCGACGATCTCCATCATGGGGTAATCGTCCTCGAGGTGCAGTCGGGCCCGGCAGACGGTCGTCCCGACTGTGGTCGTGATCTCGACATCAAACATCTTTCCGGCAAGTTCCGAGTAGCCGAACCGGTTCGAGACCATCATATCCCGGTTCAGCCGGACGCGGATATCCGTCACGTAAGGCTGCAGTCCGACGGCCTGCTCGATGGCGGTCTCAACGGCGGCAGCGGTCTCGCGGGCGATCGGCGTCCCGACGAACTGGTGGTAGAGGGCGCCGAGCTTGATCCCGGCTTCGAAGGCCGCTTTCTCGCGGTCGGTGATCATGGTTAGTAGGTTGGAGGTGCGGGAGTAAGAAGGTGCGCCCCGGGGGCGATGAGAATGAGGAGGTTTTGTTTTACACGCGTTCATAAACACGCAGGAACTTTGGTTTTGTGGGGTTCGGCATCGAGGGTGGCGTAGTTGTGCCGTCTGGAGTACTGGCGGATGTGGGCATCTCTAAACATCTTTGCCGGGAGGGGGACACCCCCTCCCGGTCCCTCCCCCGCGTGGCGATATGCGATGGTTCGTAGAACCGGAGCTGGAGCACCGCCAGGTGCGACTCCCGGTGGATAGCCGTTTCACTCTTCTGAATCTGATATGATGCCGTTGTTCTCAGGCGCATCGCTCCGGTGGATGGAGCCATTATCCCATCTTCTCCCCTTTCCCCGTATCTGGGTGGCGAAGGGAGATGACCAGCCGGAGGATGACGTAGAAGACGGCGGCGACCAGCACGCACTCGAGGTAGAACCCAAGAAGCAGGAACGCAGAGAATGCCAGGTCGTGTGCAGCTGTACCTTCGGCGAGCGGCAGTGCGCTCATGATATCGTCAAGAAGCCGCCCAAAGATCGGCAATCTGTCCGCGAGCAGCGGAGGCTCGCCTCTCCAGCGGTGCGGGGTTATGAACAGGGGAAATACAAGCGGGGTCGTTGCTGCGGCGGTGACGAGCATCGCCTGAATCTTTCCGTGAAACGAGAGGACGCCTGAAACAATCGGGAACGGTGTCGCGGCCCCGGCAACCGCAAGGATCATGAGCACCAGAAAGAAGGCGAGGATGGCGTAGAGCGGTGCGGGCCCCGGATGACCCGAGGCGACGCTGGCGAACCTACCCAGACGGCCCACGCAATGGCCGCGACGAACGGTGGGATTACGAACCGCAGCCGGCTTTGGGAGAGGCGCTCGAGGAGGGGGTGGAGGTTTGCGGAGGACGATGCTCTCATCGGACCGGATCACCCTGTTTCGCGCCCGCGTGAGGCCTTCCTGGCAGAGATTCTGGCGCGGGAAGAGGGTGGTCTCGACTTAAGACCAGCAGGACAATCCAGATGATGACCAACAGAAGCCCAAGTGTGGATCCAAGCTCTTTATCGTAGTTATCCGGGCCCGGCTCCGCCATACAGGAGCCTGGGTGTTGGGTTACTTATAGTTTCTGTCCTCGCTCTCTACACGTCCGGCGTCCTGCTGCAAAAAAAATAAAACAAAACGCTTCGCCGAAAAAATAGGGCCGGCAAAGGAGGACCCGGTGTGCCGGGGGAGAAGGCATCCCCCTACCCGATCAACTTCACCAGCCCGTGCCGGGGCTCGAGCACTTCGCCGCCCCGCTTCAGCTGCTCGATGGTGTGCTCGATCTTGTCGCGGGCGAATCCCTGCTGCACCAGGATCTCAATAACCTCCTCGACCTTCGCCTGGCCGCCTCCGTCGGCGGAGGCGTTCCGGATCGCCTCCTTGACCGACCGGATGATGTCGCGCTGCGCCTTCGTGACCCCGGTCACGAGTTTGTCGATATCGAAACTCCCGGTCTCGGCGTCGTAGGCGACCTGCCGGAGAGATGCATCCACAATCTTTAAGATCCGGTCGGTATCTTCCGTATCAACGGTGTTCGAGAGCCGCATCCGGGCGCTCGCCTCCGAGAGCCGCACCAGCGCTTCGAGTTGCCGGGCGGTAACCGGGACGGGCTTGTTGCCGCTTGCGAGGTTGCGGAGACGCATGTAGTAGGCGACGAGCGCCTCCTTTGCCCCGTCGGAGAGGATGGGGAAGCATGTCCTCTTCGCGTAGGCGATGTACTTCCGGAGAAGCGACGGGTCGATGTCGGGTGTGACCGGCGCAAGGGCACGCTGGATATATGCGTCGTCGACGTTCGGCAGGGGCTTATACTCGTGCTGCTTGATCAGTTCGCCCACTGCGTGGG
Proteins encoded in this region:
- a CDS encoding Lrp/AsnC family transcriptional regulator, whose amino-acid sequence is MDEIDDAILRELQRDGRMSMAELGSMLGIAPSTVFKRIEKLKSAGILERFTIVINQKCFEHTLIAFLNIRAQPDDKSEVEEFLRNLPSILEIYEILEPGDFFVKVRVQNIAELKRSVLIPLSGLPGVKDIQTIISVRKVKEQI
- the thiD gene encoding bifunctional hydroxymethylpyrimidine kinase/phosphomethylpyrimidine kinase gives rise to the protein MAHARMIAACSIAGSDSGGGAGIQADLKTFTALGVWGLTVITAVTAQNTREVRGAWMLPPEAVRAQIAAVADDFAIGAWKTGMLGNASVIRAVAETLPEEATLVIDPVMISTSGHRLLAEDAIKDLTELLIPKAAVVTPNLPEAEVLAGMRIESVEDMARAGERILDLGAQAVIMKGGHLSGSAVVDLFLDADGVMQLSGERYPYSVHGSGCCFSAALAAHLARGESARRAFAAARKFIDTAIREAAGDFGPARIVNPGGAIIHRYRKDIS
- a CDS encoding AIR synthase-related protein produces the protein MDVEEFSRRHLAAGTPDDDIVRFLAEDILTIKRNRVTPAYAEAFARAVLTEAKNSTGLSGDLFTYEPSGSTMGEFGVGSRGSGDFFAHRQLARIIGRTKAAVGVDEMDDAGAVRADGDYIVITVDGMHSRLSDFPFLAGFHATRATLRDVYVMGAKPVALLSDIHVADDGDVAKIFDYTAGVSAVGEAMGVPLVTGSTLRIGGDMVLGSRMTGCVGAVGVARHLTARKQITPGDVLLMTEGAGGGTIATAAIYSGFPEVVEETINLHFLKACEALLASDVLSGIHAMTDVTNGGLRGDAYEMAETAGCRIVIVEDELRTLVQPKVLSMLDALEIDYLGVSLDALLVVAPPELAPEIQRVVASAGVVMKEVGYVEEGAPESVLSVNGEIRDFSPRFRESAYTPVKKVVDEDKRDFDEMKVGVERAAEAALQKKLRILSRLRSS
- a CDS encoding class I SAM-dependent methyltransferase; the protein is MKKVQQHYDEVADIYDDRYDGHRGKYYHGHISDHVMRELPKGGYLLDLGCGTGLFVQRYVAEGGRAVGLDISPRMVQHGRQRCPECEFCVGTADILPFRDSTFDALASLLAFSYIPNPEGMLREAYRVLKPGGRIAVCTLSRTVFTSIVPVIYHIGEMVGLKKVGVGDFNEHYYTNAEIESLFREAGFEDLSVSRCSFAHLNLADPVFNLARKVEPIIEEKLPYLAYNVCAAGKKPED
- a CDS encoding AAA family ATPase yields the protein MLWSEIHRPKGCEEIVGQERVVRHLMTFADTRSVPHMLISGPHGTGKSIAVESLAKRLYGETWEANTTILSAADLLGKGKSALETDERFAQIYRKDLSLIVNFKQIVKWYASMRPLDADFKLMVFEDAESLTFEAQQALRRTMERYSATCRFILVTTRPSAIIPAIASRCLPIFFAPLESEVIRARLNEILALEGATIPADDLDLIVHAAQGDLRRAIMYAQIAAQSKKDFDLADLSRSETGNVATSAFDAIRAGNFAAAKRIVESLMIEYGLSAREVVGELRQVVRREYNHPALAIALADADHRLCHNADDFVQLNALLARIAREVFSEESTAAL
- a CDS encoding 4-phosphopantoate--beta-alanine ligase — its product is MIPKDHPRYRSLVVRERLAECAREGIVALEGLASHGRGEAFDYLIGEKTTESALLAARTAAAMLLSARHAVISVNGNTAALAAREIAELQRASNADVEVNLFHRTDERIRLITNLLEEHGVRVLSGTPERLIPLSHDRALCLPEGIGDADVILVPLEDGDRCEALRKMGKTVITIDLNPLSRTARTANLTIVDEVTRALPAITTACTSLEPGEGERLIASLDNAYLLRAAIDEMRERLAHALE
- a CDS encoding pantoate kinase, giving the protein MVQTAVAFSPGHISGYFRRVEGSDPASTGSIGAGVVINEGVRSTVEPARETSVRVIHQGHAFAGSPPIEYALDRLGVAARVTTECRLPIGAGFGLSAAALLATLTAANELFALTLTAEEVAAYAHEAEVLHRTGLGDVAAIQAGGVVCRKGAGIHAEITRIYPEEPLYAISLGPLPTASVLSSPEAMARIAAAYPDRCPRDLADFCRLSRRFAESSGLIAAEVREVLQACDTAGVPASMTMLGNGVFACGNGAEAVLSRFGEVYRLCVARRGAYLIEMRP
- the coaBC gene encoding bifunctional phosphopantothenoylcysteine decarboxylase/phosphopantothenate--cysteine ligase CoaBC yields the protein MTLSGKTVVLAVTGSIAAVETVKLAHALRRRGATVQAVMTDAAAGIIHPDALTYATGRQTITRITGLVEHVLYCGEGGAADLLLIAPCTANTISKIACGIDDTPVTTFATTALGRGMPVVVVPAMHESMYNHPGVRENLRRLQSWGIVVVDPRIEEGKAKIADNETIVLHAERAVMGHPLAGKKVLITSGACAEPLDDVRVLTTRSTGQMGRALALAAFRLGADVTVVHSGSFPCVRNIRATTAAEMRDAVLSVCRDEGVDIYISAAAISDFAPERREGKIPSGEPLSIRLNPLPKIISEVMKTYRPMTVAFKLGWNEEERARAMLEAGASVVVVNTPPTMGAAAGSFRIMTTGETTEISGTKEEVAAAIWSRLL
- a CDS encoding class I SAM-dependent methyltransferase, which codes for MRARKVPANTLADLAGEEWVDPTRRPYVRDGTAWVPVREGYPADENLPERTRYRGRGYHLVGDIAILHGDAPTKDELAAIVEHCRPRGVIRVKGYTGVMRIPDVEVLYGTAGEVRHREQGYTFILDPTRVMFAQGNRIEKARIASLVRPGERIADMFAGIGYFSIPAAMSGAQVHAMEINPIAFEYLQRNIMANNLADRVTGVLGDCREHLSGIYDRILMGHFDAPSMLADALAHVRSGSVLHVHSIGNATETIQKEVAKAGLEAAVTSRRVKKYGPHAWHMVQDVTIS